The following coding sequences are from one Streptomyces sp. NBC_01294 window:
- a CDS encoding transglutaminase-like domain-containing protein: MSSAAWREQFAAEARAERPDLALLCLLLATEADPDLDERAMDWAQIELDRLAGMLPYGLRGGRAWASAVTELLGGRLGFHGTPADYDRLSSSLLHEVLRRRRGLPILLSVVWLEVARRAGAPVYGLGLPGHFVVGFGDPEEGVVVDPFAGGASLGAGPAELASGPRTPARTLDIVLRILGNIRAWASSRPEHSGVALWALELSLLLPSHPAALRYERARLLVERGSFREGAAELEAYAAVVSVIDAEAAARIRSEAVSARALLN, encoded by the coding sequence GTGAGTTCGGCGGCCTGGCGGGAGCAGTTCGCCGCGGAGGCGCGGGCGGAGCGCCCCGACCTGGCGCTGCTGTGCCTGCTGCTGGCCACGGAGGCCGACCCGGACCTGGACGAACGCGCCATGGACTGGGCGCAGATCGAGCTGGACCGGCTGGCCGGGATGCTCCCGTACGGGCTGCGGGGCGGGCGGGCCTGGGCCTCGGCGGTGACGGAACTGCTGGGCGGGCGCCTGGGCTTCCACGGCACGCCGGCGGACTACGACCGGCTGTCGTCCTCGCTGCTGCACGAGGTGCTGCGGCGGCGGCGCGGGCTGCCGATCCTGCTGTCGGTGGTGTGGCTGGAGGTCGCCCGGCGGGCCGGGGCCCCCGTATACGGGCTGGGGCTGCCGGGGCACTTCGTGGTGGGCTTCGGGGACCCCGAGGAGGGCGTGGTGGTCGACCCGTTCGCGGGCGGCGCGTCCTTGGGCGCCGGGCCCGCGGAGCTGGCGTCGGGGCCGCGTACGCCGGCCAGGACGCTGGACATCGTGCTGCGGATCCTGGGCAACATCCGGGCGTGGGCGTCGTCCCGCCCGGAGCACTCGGGGGTCGCCCTGTGGGCGCTGGAGCTGTCGCTGCTGCTGCCGTCGCATCCGGCGGCGCTGCGGTACGAGCGGGCGCGGCTGCTGGTGGAGCGGGGCTCCTTCCGGGAGGGGGCCGCGGAGCTGGAGGCGTACGCCGCCGTGGTGTCGGTGATCGACGCCGAGGCGGCGGCCCGCATCCGCTCCGAGGCCGTTTCCGCCCGCGCTCTGCTGAACTGA
- a CDS encoding DUF6113 family protein gives MSGKLTAGRIAACLGLLVLGALTGAAGWLVVDLWFPGGLLLGLLALFGLFLGGRIALGTGLGVGGAAAGWFLAYVMLSLPRPEGDFLLSSSGIGMYVYLLGGTVLAVMCATMRGPLDRPVSAARPAK, from the coding sequence ATGAGCGGCAAGCTGACGGCGGGCCGGATCGCCGCCTGCCTGGGCCTGCTGGTCCTGGGCGCGCTCACCGGCGCGGCCGGCTGGCTGGTGGTGGACCTGTGGTTCCCCGGCGGCCTGCTGCTCGGACTGCTGGCCCTCTTCGGGCTGTTCCTCGGCGGCCGTATCGCCCTCGGGACCGGCCTCGGGGTGGGCGGGGCCGCGGCCGGCTGGTTCCTCGCGTACGTGATGCTCAGCCTCCCGCGTCCCGAGGGCGACTTCCTCCTCAGTTCGTCCGGAATCGGCATGTACGTCTACCTTTTGGGTGGAACCGTGCTCGCTGTGATGTGCGCCACGATGCGCGGTCCGCTGGATCGGCCGGTTTCAGCCGCGCGGCCTGCCAAGTGA
- a CDS encoding peptidoglycan binding domain-containing protein — protein MTSKPSTPDSDGPKTETTLTTRIRINIPGSRPIPPVVVRKSMGTNSGSAGTGAQTPPSPEPTPAPPLAQRPGPRPTRIEAEQEPARAQGPAEAEEAASNWFAPRKSPAADPAQTPSAAAAPPPAQRPAPTPPPPPGPGAGFAPPPPHAQAPPMAESAYAPPRMPQPPVPEYGQGFAPAPAAPMPGGPGVGSTQGFPAYGNDQGDLGPSTEAFPVYGSQPGGPAGPTGFGTGPVGGPVGGPPAAHEPSWPGPELDGPLTAPVPTPVPTPAPAAPRPAPAQQKPAAKPAKKGRSKLVLLGGGIVALIGVAYGAGLLLNHSDVPKGTTVLDVDISGSRDEAVAKLQTAFATRAAAPIQLSVGGKQVELKPEKAGLTLDSQTTVRNAAGSDYNPVTVIGSLLGNERVADPVMPVDEEKLQVALQELAGTAGSVTEGTIKFDTGKAVAVPGTPGTTLDVDASVAKVTQAFRDQVATGKAAVAELPTATKAPVIDQAELDRAMKEFAEPAMSANATVKAGGKVIAFGSKSLPKILSMQPVEGRLTEKFDLEALKAIYGNTFDGVLITRGTGDKTAVTPQDVAGALGKALRGKTTAERTVVIETNPS, from the coding sequence GTGACCTCGAAGCCGTCCACGCCCGACTCCGACGGGCCCAAGACCGAGACCACCCTGACGACCCGGATCCGGATCAACATCCCGGGTTCGCGGCCGATCCCGCCTGTGGTCGTACGCAAGTCGATGGGCACCAACTCCGGCTCGGCCGGCACCGGGGCGCAGACCCCGCCGTCGCCGGAGCCGACGCCCGCGCCGCCGCTCGCGCAGCGCCCGGGGCCCCGGCCGACCCGGATCGAGGCCGAGCAGGAGCCGGCCCGGGCCCAGGGGCCGGCCGAAGCCGAGGAGGCGGCCAGCAACTGGTTCGCCCCCCGCAAGTCGCCCGCGGCCGACCCGGCGCAGACGCCGTCGGCCGCGGCCGCCCCGCCGCCCGCCCAGCGGCCCGCGCCCACTCCGCCGCCTCCGCCCGGGCCGGGCGCGGGCTTCGCGCCGCCGCCGCCGCACGCCCAGGCCCCGCCGATGGCGGAGTCCGCCTACGCGCCGCCGCGCATGCCGCAGCCGCCCGTGCCGGAGTACGGCCAGGGCTTCGCGCCCGCCCCCGCGGCGCCGATGCCCGGCGGCCCCGGCGTCGGATCGACCCAGGGCTTCCCGGCGTACGGGAACGACCAGGGTGACCTCGGCCCCTCCACCGAGGCGTTCCCCGTCTACGGCAGCCAGCCGGGCGGCCCCGCCGGCCCCACCGGCTTCGGGACCGGTCCCGTCGGCGGCCCCGTCGGCGGTCCCCCCGCCGCACACGAGCCGAGCTGGCCCGGCCCCGAGCTGGACGGCCCGCTGACGGCCCCGGTACCGACTCCGGTACCGACGCCCGCACCGGCCGCCCCCCGCCCCGCGCCCGCGCAGCAGAAGCCCGCGGCCAAGCCCGCCAAGAAGGGCCGCTCCAAGCTGGTCCTCCTCGGCGGCGGCATCGTGGCCCTGATCGGCGTCGCCTACGGCGCCGGGCTGCTCCTGAACCACTCCGACGTCCCCAAGGGCACCACCGTCCTCGACGTCGACATCAGCGGCAGCCGCGACGAGGCCGTGGCCAAGCTCCAGACGGCCTTCGCCACCCGCGCCGCCGCCCCGATCCAGCTCAGCGTCGGCGGCAAGCAGGTCGAGCTGAAGCCCGAGAAGGCCGGCCTGACGCTGGACAGCCAGACCACCGTCCGCAACGCGGCCGGCAGCGACTACAACCCCGTCACGGTCATCGGCTCGCTCCTCGGCAACGAGCGCGTCGCCGACCCCGTGATGCCGGTCGACGAGGAGAAGCTCCAGGTCGCGCTGCAGGAACTCGCGGGCACGGCGGGCTCGGTCACCGAGGGCACGATCAAGTTCGACACCGGCAAGGCCGTTGCGGTCCCCGGTACGCCCGGCACCACGCTCGACGTCGACGCCTCCGTCGCAAAGGTCACCCAGGCCTTCCGCGACCAGGTCGCCACCGGCAAGGCGGCCGTGGCCGAGCTGCCCACGGCGACCAAGGCGCCGGTCATCGACCAGGCGGAACTGGACCGGGCCATGAAGGAGTTCGCCGAGCCGGCGATGTCCGCCAACGCCACGGTCAAGGCGGGGGGCAAGGTCATCGCCTTCGGCAGCAAGTCCCTGCCCAAGATCCTCAGCATGCAGCCGGTGGAGGGCCGCCTCACGGAGAAGTTCGACCTGGAGGCGCTCAAGGCGATCTACGGGAACACCTTCGACGGAGTCCTGATCACCCGCGGCACCGGCGACAAGACGGCGGTCACCCCGCAGGACGTCGCCGGCGCCCTCGGCAAGGCCCTGCGCGGCAAGACCACGGCCGAGCGGACCGTCGTGATCGAAACCAACCCGAGCTAG